The genome window CGTCTTCAACGACGGTGGCATCTGGCGGCGGGACGACCTGCGCCGCTACCGCGTCGCCGAGCGCGAGCCGGCTCGTATTGCCTACCGTGGGCATCGCGTGACCACGGTGCCCTTGCCGGGCGCAGGTGGTGTGACCCTCGCGCAGATGTTGGGTGCGCTGGAGGCACGCGACTGGCCGCCATCCGACGATGCCACCGCCTGGCACGAGCTGATCGAGATCATGCGCTTGGCGCATCGCGACATGGCGGTGCATCTGGGCGACCCGGGCTTCGTCGACGTGCCGGCCGACCGCCTGACGAGCCCTTCCTATGTCGCGCAGATGGCCGACAGCGTCGGCCGTATGGCGGGGACAGTTCCGCGCACGGATGTGGCCCTGTTGCAGCAGCGCGAGAAGGGTCGCAACACGACACACTTCTCCATCATCGATGCGGCCGGTAATCGCGTGTCGGCGACGCTGTCGATCAACAGTCTCTTCGGGTCCGGCTACATGCCGCCGGGCACCGGCGTGGTGCTGAACAATCAGATGGACGACTTCGCGACCGCGCCGCTGGCACGCGACGTTTCGGGCCGTTTGCACGCCCGTGCCAATCACGTCCAGCCGCACAAGCGGCCACTGTCGACGATGACCCCCATCTTCGTTGAAGGTCCGCGCGGCGTTTTCATCACGGGCACACCGGGTGGTAGTCGCACCCTCAACATGACCCTGCTGGCGGTGCTGCTGCACGTCAATGGCCTCGACGTCGACCAGATCGTCGCGGCGCCGCGCCTGCATCATCAGTATCTGCCCAATGTGGTGGAAATTGAGGCCAACACCCTGAGCGGCCGTCAGATGCAATCTCTCAAGCAGCGCGGGCACATGCTGCGCCCGCAGCGGGAGGCCTTCGGCGACATGCAGGCGATTCACTGGGACACCGAGCGCGGCGTCGTCGAGGCGGCATCGGATCCGCGTGGTCAGGGCGCGGCACGGGTACTGAGCGCGCACTAGCCAGCGCTGCCGGGCGCCCGCTGTGGCGGCGCCCGGCGCGCTGCAGAAGCCTCCTCGGCGGCACCGCTGGTCGCCCGCTGGCGCGGGACAGCGCAGAATAGGGGCTGTGTACGCCGCCATTCGACGAGGGGGAGCGCCCGTGCTGTTCCAGATTCAGACTCTGTTTTTCCGTTTCCTGCAGTTCCTGCTCAAGGTCGGGACTTTCATCTTGCCGATCCGTGTTCCCGAGACTTTCCGCGGCGCGGGGGCTGCGATGCAGCTCTGCGACGCCATCGCCGCCACGGGCGCGAAGAAGGTGCTGCTGGTGACCGACGCCATGCTGGTCGAGCTTGGCCTGGTCAAGCCCATTCAGGAGAAGCTGGAATCGCTGGGTGTGGGCGTCGTCACCTATGACGGCGTCAAGCCCGATCCGACTATCGAGCAGATCGAGACCGGCGTCGACATCTACAAGGGGCAGGGCTGCGAGGCGATCATCGCCGTCGGTGGCGGCTCCTCCATCGATGCCGCCAAGGTCATCGCCGCGCGCGCCCGTAATCCGCATGGTGTGCGCTGGATGGCCGGTCTGTTCCGGCTGCTGCGCAGCCCGGCGCCGCTCTACGCCGTGCCCACCACCGCCGGCACCGGCTCCGAGGTCACCATCGCCGCGGTGGTTTCCGATCCGGAGAAGGTGCGCAAGTTCGCGATCATGGATTTCCGCCTCGTGCCGCGCATGGCCGCGCTCGACGGCAGCCTGATGACGGGCGTGCCGGCGGCGATTACTGCTGCCACCGGCATGGACGCGCTGACGCACGCCGTCGAGGCCTTCATCTCGCGCAATGCCACCAAGGAAACCGACGCCGAGGCACGCGAGGCCGTGGCACTGATCATGGAGCACCTGCCGCGCGTCATGGCTGACGGCAAGGATCTGGAATCCCGCTCGCAGATGGCGGTGGCCTCCTACAAGGCCGGTCTGGCCTTCACCAAGGCCGGTGTCGGCTATGTGCACGCCTTTGCGCATAACTTCGGTGCTCGATACCACATCCCTCACGGCAAGGCGAACGCCATCCTGTTGCCCTACGTGCTGGAGTATTCCAAGCACGCCAGTCGCTCTCGGCTGGCCGAGTTGGCGCGCATCGCCGGTGTCGGTGAGCAGAGTGCTTCCGAGGCAGCGCTGGCCGACGCTTTCATCGCGCACATCCGCGACCTCAATCAGCGCTTCGGCATCCCCGCGCGCGTCGACGAACTCGACGCTGCGGATATTCCGACCATCGCGACCAACGCGCGCTCGGAGGCCAACTGGTTCTACGCCGTGCCCCTCTACATGGATCGCGACACCAGCGAGCGCTTCCTGAAGCAGCTGCTACCAGCCTGACGCTGGCGGCTTCCGGGCGGCGGGTTCAGTCCCCGCCGCTGACCTCGGCGTGGAAGTCGCCGTCGAGCTGCGCGGCGTCGTTGCCCATCATCTTCGGGTAGGCGGCGCGATAGGCGGCCATGACTTCCTCGTAGGGCAGGTCCCAGCGCCAGCCGTGGTCGGCGACGTATTCCATGTGGCGGTTGCCGCTGGCGTCGAAGGCGTGGAAGACCGAATCCTCGCGGCCGTCGAACTCCAGCGGCAGCGTGCCGGCCTTCTCGCAGAGTTCGCGGTTGAAGGCCGGCGTCGCCTTGATCCAGCGTCCGTCCAGAAAGACCTCGGTGTAGCCGTGATAGCGGAAGAGGTCGGTGCCCATGGCCGCGCGCAGCCGCGGCGAGCTCATGTGGTTGCGCACATCCGCGAAGCCAATGCGTGCGCCGATGCCGACCGCACGCAGCACTGCCGCGTAGAGTACGGCCTTGGTTACGCAGAAGCCGCGCCCGGCTTCCAGCACGGCGCTGGCACGCATGCCCTCCGGCGCCATATCGATGCGATAGGGGTCGTAGCGCAGGCCGTCGCGCACAGCGTAGTACAGCGCCACGGCGCGGGCGCGCGGCGCTGGATCATCGCCGCCGTTGCCCTCCGCGAAGGCGAGAATGCGCGGGTGGTCTGCGTCGATGTAGCGGCCGGGTGTCAGCGCTTCCTGTGGCGATGCGGGCCGGGTGTTTGTCTCGGAAATCATCCCCGCATCCTACCCGCACGCGCTCGGGCGCTACGTCGATGTCGGTTTGGCGGGCAGACTCCAGCCAGTAGTAGGGACTACTCGGACCGTGTCTCGCTTGATTCCCGAGCTAGCAGGACGCGCTTGCGCTCCACTCCCCAGCGATAGCCGGAGAGACTGGCATCCTGCCTAATCACCCGATGGCAGGGAATGGCCACCGCGAGCGGATTGCGGGCGCAGGCGCGGGCCACGGCCCGTGCCGCTTTGGGTGCACCGATGCGTTGTGCGATCTCCGCATAGGTTGCCGTCTCGCCGGATGGGATCTCGCGCAGGGCCTGCCAAACGCGCTGCTGGAAGGCGGTGCCGCGAAGATCCAGTGGCAGGTCCAGGCCGATTCGCGGCGCTTCGACGAAGCCCACCACCTGCGCGACCAGAGCCTCGAATGCCTCGTCGCCGCCTACCAGAGCGGCATTGGGAAACTGGTCCTGCAGATCGCGGGCGAGGGTATCGGGGTCGTCACCAAGGAAAATGGCGCATACACCGCGCGCGCTCCGGGCGACAAGGATGGACCCGAGAGAGCATTCGCCCACGGCGAAGTGGATGGTCGCACTGGCCCCGCCGTTGCGGTAATGCGCGGGGGGCATTCCGAGCAAGTCGTCGGCGTGTTCATAGAAGCGGCTGACGGTGCTGAAGCCCGCTTCGAATATGGCGTCCGTGACGTTCTTCGCGCGACGTAGCTCCTCCCGTAGCCGGCGGCCGCGGTGGGCGGCGCCGTACTGCCGCGGCGTCACGCCGGTTATCTCGCGAAAAACGCGGTGGAAATGGGAACTGCTCATGCCGGCCTTCTGCGCGAGAGAGCTGACGCTCGGCATCGTCTCCGAAGCCTCAATGCTTCGGCAGGCCGCGGCGATTGCTGCCGTGCGCCGCTCCGCGAGCGAAGCTCCGTCCGGACGGCAGCGTCGGCAGGGACGAAATCCCGCGCGCTCGGCGCTTTCCCGATTGGGATGGAAGCGTACGTTCTCGCGGCGCGCGAGCCGGGTAGGGCACGAAGGTCTGCAGTACACGCCGGTGGTGACAACCGCGTAGTAGAAGTGTCCGTCTGCGGCGGGGTCGCGTTCCACTACCGCCGCCCAGCGCGGATCATCGGTGGTGATATCGGTCTGGGGGCGAGTCTTCGATGCGGTATCCATGACGCACGTTCTCCACCATTCGGTGTCTTGAACGGAGCGTAGCAACGGCCCAGGGGCGCCACACTCCGGATTCTGCTTTCGGGTTCGCCGGTTCCGGCGATGGCGGTGCGAGCGGCCACCGGGAAACCCGGAGGCCGCTCGCTCAGTTGCGGCTGATGGATACACCGCCGTCGACGCGATGGGCCTCTCCCGTCACAAAGCTCGAAGCGTCCGAGGCGAGGTACAGCACGGATTGCGCGATCTCTTCGGGCGACGCTATTCGCTTGACGGCATGAAGCCCGTTGACGAATTCCTGCACTTCCGGCCCGGCGTCGGGCGCATTCGCCATGTTCATCGGTGTGTCGACGCCGCCCGGGAGAATGGCGTTTGCGCGGATGCCCCGGTCACCCAGCTCGGCGGCAAGTACCTGCATGAGGCCGACGATGCCGGCCTTGCTTGCCGCATAGGCGCCTGCGCCGGGTAGGCCGATGCCGCAACCCACGAATGATGACGTAAAGATTATCGAGCCACCGCCCCTCTGGAGCATGACCGGGATCTGGTGCTTGGCGCCGAGGAAGGCGCTGGTGAGGTTGGTGGCGAGAACGTCCTGCCAGTCCTCGATGGACCTATCCAAGGTCGGCGTCAGCTCTCCGAACACGCCGGCATTGTTGAACGCGACATCGAGGCCGCCGAAGCGCTCCACCGCCGTCCCCGCCAAACGTTTTGCGAATGCCTCATCGCGTACATCTCCGGCAAGGGCGACAGCTTCCGCGCCGGTGGCGGTGACCTCCGAAACCAGCGTGTCCAGTTCGTGCTGACGGCGCGCCGCGACCACTACCCGGGCCCCCTGCTCGGCGAACAGCCTGGCCGTAGCGCGGCCGATGCCGGAACTGGCACCGGTGACGATGGCAACTTTCCCTGCGAGTGCGAGCATCTCCAACTCCTGTCTTCATGATGAGAGGGGAGAAATCTGCCCGTGGCCAGGGTGCTTCGCTATCCGGTTCCTGCTCTCGAATTGCCGGGGCTGAGCGAACGGAATTCGAGCGGGGTCGGTGCGTGATCGACGGCGCTGCTACGGAGCTTGTCGCCGTGCTGTGCGCGGCTTGGGTGAGCTTCGTCGTAAGCACGCGGTGCCTCCGGGGGGGGGGGGCTGACGTGCGCACGCAAAAGTGCCAGTCGGCAATTATCCTGCGTTCATGTGGTATCAGACCGAAACCCGCCTGCGGCCGCGTTCGCGCGGCTTCCATCTGATCACCGACGAGATCGTCTCGGCGCTGCCCGAGCTGGCCTCGGTGCAGGTCGGGTTGCTGCATCTCTTCCTGCAGCACACTTCGGCGGCGCTCAGCATCAACGAGAACGCCGATCCCACGGTCCGGGGCGACTTCGAGCGCTGGGTCAATCAGGCCGTGCCCGAGGACGCACCCTACTTTGAGCACACCCTCGAGGGCAGCGAGGACATGCCGGCGCACATCAAGTCCAGCCTGCTGGGGTGCGAACTGACGATCCCCGTGCACCGCGGTGGGCTGCGGCTGGGCACATGGCAAGGGATCTATCTCTGCGAGCACCGTAACGATGGCGGTGCGCGCCGCGTCATCGCCACGGTCCAGGGCGAGTGAGCGGCACTGCAAGCTCTGGAGCGCTCGGCCGGACAGATCGAAACCACCGATGGCGGGTGTGACCGGGCCGTCCACCGCCCATCCACTGCCCAACGATGGGTGTGGCCCCCGTTGCCGTGCCGGTCGCGGGCTGAGGCGTGGAACAATGGCCGTCTGTCCTGACCCGCCCGGTGACCGCTAGTGCTGGATCTGTCGACGGTGGTGCTGATGATCGGCATCACTGCCATCTTTGCCATGGTGGCCATGCTCTATGTCTGGCGCGTGCACCATCGTGAGGTGGCGGTTCGGTACTGGGCGCTGGCCTTCCTTGGCCTGGGGCTCGGGGTCATTCTTGTCGGCCTGCGCGCGCGACTTCCGGATTTGATCACGATTGTCGTCGGCAATGGCCTGATCATCAGTGGCTTGATGCTGATGTATGCCGCGACGGCGATATTCGTTGGACGCAGAATTTCATGGACAGTCGTCGTCGTGGTGCCGCTGGCAGCCAGTGCAGGATTCGCCTACTGGAGCATGGTGGCGCCTTCCTTCGCCGCGCGCGTGGTCTTGTTCAGTCTTGTGGCATGTGTGCCCTGGATGCTGATGATGCGAGCGCTGCTCGCGGATTCTCACGCTGGGCAGCGTTTTGTCTATCGCTTCGTTGCCGCGGTTTGCGGAGTCTGCATCCTGGTCGCCGTCACACGGGCAGTGGCCACGGTTCTGAATCCCGACATCGCGCGTCTGTTCGACGGTGGGCGTATCGAAGCAATCTGGTTTGTCACTGCGCACGCGATCGTATTCTTCATGCCCTTCGGCTTCCTGCTCATGACCAGCCAGCGACTCGAACTCCGACTTGAGCGGCTGGCGAGTGAAGACCTGCTCACCGGGACGCTGAATCGTCGTGCTTTTCTGTCCCGCGCGTGGGAGGCAAATCCGGGGTGGGAGCGGGGCGAGCCGGCAGCGGTTCTCGTCCTCGATATCGACGATTTCAAGTTATTCAACGACCAGCATGGCCACGATGCCGGAGACGCGGTGCTGCAGCGCTTTGCGCAGACCGTGAAGCCGCATCTGCGCAACGATGATCTGTTTGCGCGCGCCGGCGGCGAGGAGTTCTGGCTGCTGCTGCCCGGAGTCGGCCTGGGCGCGGCGAAGGAGATCGGCGAACGGCTGCGTGCGGCGGTAGAGGCCGCCGAGGTGGTGTACGACGGCAAGCCGATGCGCGTGACCGTTAGCGTCGGCGTGGCCGGCTTGATGCACGGCAATATGTCCGGTGCCATCACGCACGCGGACCGAGCCCTCTATGTCGCAAAAGCGCAGGGCCGCAACCGGGTTGTGGTGTCAGACGAGCGCGTCGCAGCCGCAGCAGCGCCCGTTGATGGCGACGGTCTTCACGGCTGAGGCCACCGAGCGTGCGGCACGATTCGCCGCCCTCCGCCGCTCCTGAAGCGGGACGCGCTACAGCGCCCGCGCCAGTGGTGCGTCAACCCGCACGGAAAAGGGCATCGTGATCTCGTAGATGACGCCGCCGCGGCCGAAGCTGGTCGGTGTGCCGTCGCGCATGGCGCGCTGGCTCGCCACGTAGAGGCGGCGTCCGTCCGGCGAGAATGCTGGGCCGGTGACCTCGGAGGGCAACGCTGCATCGGCCGGGCCGGGCAGACGCAGCAGCGGGATGGTGCGGCCATCGGGCAGCAGCACCATCGCGCGCATGTCGCCGCCGTCCTCGACGACGATCATCTCGCCGTCCAGCGTCATGGCCAGGTTGTCGACGCCGGTCAGCGGTGGCTCGTCCGGGTCCACCGGTGATCCGACGGGGCCGTCTTTCGGGTTGTAGATGCTTTCGATGGTGCCGCCGACGGTGTCGATGGCCCAGACGTTGTTGTCGCCCTTGGTGGAGAAGAAGACGAAGCCCTTAAGGAACCACAGGCCTTCGTTTCCGGCGAAGACGGTGGTCTCGTTCTGATAGACCTGCGGCTGTGGCGTGCCGTCGTCGATGGCATCCACCCAGCGGATCGGCACCGGGCCCTGGCGCGCGGCGTCAAGGCCGTCGTCCACCGCCAGCACCTGCAGCACGCCCCGCTCGAAGTCCGGCGCGCCGCCGGCCGGCCAGGCGTCGGTCGGGAAGACCGTGCGGTAGAAGCGGTCGTCTCCGGTGATGTCCTCGGTGTGATAGATCGCGCGTGCGGCCTCGTCCACCGCCACTTGCTCGTGCGCCTTGCGGCCGAAGCGGTCCAGGCGCCGGGGCGTGCCTCCGTCGCGCAACGGGCTGGCCTCGAACATGAAGCCGTCCAGGATTTCCTCGCCGTTGATCCAGGTTCCCCAGGGCGTGGCGCCGCCTGAGCAGTTGGTGGAGGTGTTGCGCTGGATCGGATAGGCGTCGACCAGATTTCCATCGGCGTCGAAGCGCAGCGCGCTGACGCCGCCGGAGAAGGGCAGCACCAGCGGCACCGATCCCTTGAGCAGCCCGGTGATGGCGCCAATGCCCCCTTCGACGGCCTCCAGCGTATCGCGCGACAGCAGGTCCGAGAGCAGTGGCGTATCCGGAAGTGCCGAGAACAGCGTCGTGGCGTCGCGTGCCTCCGAGTTGGAGACGTAGATCCAGCCGCCGTCCTCTGTGCGGAAGACGCCGCCGCCGTCCGGGTCCGAATGCCAGACGAAGTCAGGCTGTTCGGGAATCGGCGCTTCGTTGACTACCGCCACGACGCGCGAGCTGAAGCCGGCGGGCAGCTGTACGCCGTTGCCGTCGGCTGCCTGCAGTGGCCCCATGTCGGCGAAGGCGCTGCGAAAGCCCGGATCGCGCGCGGCATTCCCGCCGGTACCGGAGCCGGAGCCGCCGCAGGCGGTGAGCCAGCTGGCGACCGGCACGCTGCCGGCGGCGAAGAGCAGGTTGCGCAGAAAGACACGTCGCGGAAGGCCGCGCTGCTGGATATCGCTGAGGATCGGGTGCGTGGCCCTTTGGGTCATGGCTTCGTCGCGCGAGTTAGGAAGAGGGTAATTAAAGCAACCGCGCCAATATTATGACCAGCGCGTTGCGTTTCGGTGTCAATCAGTCGCACCGTGGTCGAGTACAGCGCATGCTTTCGGGCTGCACATTGGCTGCATTCCCGCCGGTCGGATGCTTTCAGGCGCTTGTCGGAAGGCGGGGTATTCACCGTCGACAAGCACCAGTGCTGCGCCCAATATCGCTTCCTGCCTTCCGCTGCGAGGCGCAAGCCGATGCCGACGTCCAGAAGCGATGCGGGGTTACATACGGCCGCTGCCGGCGCCCTCGCTGCAGCGCCGGCTGATCGCTCGAGCGGTGCAGTAAGTTTGTGGGTCACGCTGCGCACGGTGCTCTCCCCCGGCCGCCCGCTGTGGCCATTCGTGGCCCTGCTGCTGATCGTCTTCCTGCTGCTTGCGATGATGTACGGCGCTTTGGCATTGAACCAGGGCATTCGCGGCTTCTCGGCCGGGGAAAGCGAGTGGTCGAAGGGCCGCAAGGAAGCGGTACACCAGTTGGAACGCTATCTCCACACTGGTGACGAGCAAGCCTGGGCGCGCTTCACCGACGGCCTGAAGGTGCCCCTGGCCTATCACCGCGCGCGTCTGGAAATGGATGAACCTGATTTCCGCATGCCAGTGGCGGTCTCGCATATTGTCGCGGGAGGCTCGCACTCTGAGGACGCGCCCCTGATGGTGCGGCTGTACCGCTGGTTTGGCTGGCAGAGTGAGTTCGCCCACGCCATCGACGCCTGGCGGGAGGCAGATACCCATATCGTCGCGCTGGAAGCGTTGGCACTGCAGATCCGAAGCGCGCGACGCAACGACGCGATGACACCCGCGGCTTCCGAGCGGCTGCTCGCCCAGCTGGACCGCATCGACCTGGAGCTGCTACCGCTGGAAAGGGCCTTCTCCGAGCGTCTTGGCGAGGCGGCGCGATCGATGCAGGCTGTGCTTGCCGTTGTGTTGTTGTCTTCGGCCGTACTGCTGTTGGCCATGGGGGCCTGTGTCGTGCGCAAGGTCACTGCTCGCATCTTCATCGCGCGCACCTATGAGGCCGAGGAGCGCTTCCGCAAGACCTTCGATGTGGCGCCGGTGGGGATCGCCCACATTGCCCTCGACGGTCGCTGGACGCACGTGAATGACAGCCTGTGCCGCATGCTCGGTTATCCGCGCGAGCGCCTGATCGGCGCGCGCGAGGTGGATTTCCTCGCGCTCGACGCCGGCGCTCGCGCCCAGCGCCCGGCTACACTGCCGGTTCCGGGGTTGGCGGATACCTCGCTGGGCGAACGGCGCTACCAGCGGGCCGACGGCCATGCCGTCGTCGCGCAGCTGAACGTGACGCTGGTGCGCGACATCAACGGCCAGCCCTTGAACTACGTCGCTATCGCGCACGACGTCACCGAATCGCGGCGTCTGGCGCAGGAGCTGTCTTTCCGCGCCAAGCATGATCTGCTCACAGGCTTGCTCAACCGTTACGAGTTCGAGCGCCGGTTGAAGCAGGCTGTCGATCGGGTGGCGCCGGATGGCGCGCCCTCTATGTTGTTCTACCTCGACCTTGATCAGTTCAAGGTCGTCAACGACACCTGCGGGCATATGGCTGGTGACGCCATGCTCACCGAGCTGGCGGCGCTCATCCGTGGCTGCCTGCGCGCCGGCGATACGCTGGCACGCTTGGGAGGCGACGAGTTCGGCATCCTGCTGCAGGAATGCCCGGTCGGCACCGCCGAGTGCATCGCCGAGAAGATCCGCTCCGAGATTGCCGCTTTCCGCTTCAGCTGGGGTACGCGCAGTTTCAGCCTGGGCGTGAGCATCGGTATCGTGCCCTTCTCGGCCGGTGAGTACGACGTAGCGCGGCTGCTCAGTGTGGCCGACCACGCCTGCTATGCCGCCAAGGAGGCTGGCCGCAACCAACTGTACGTATCGCATCCGGACGATGACAGCATTACGCGCCATCACGAGGAGATGGACTGGCTCGGCCGCCTGCAGGATGCGCACGACGAGGATCGCTTCCACCTCGTCTGGCAGCCCATCCTGCCTCTGGATCTCGCCCGTGACAGCCCGCCACGTCGCTTCGAAGTCCTGCTGCGTATGCGCGACCCCGACGGTAGCGTGATTCTGCCCGGCTCCTTCCTCGCTGCGGCCGAGCGCTACGGCAAGATCATCGAGCTGGATTCCTGGGTCGTTACTACGGTGCTGGACTGGCTGAACGATAACGTCGACTGCGCCGAGCGCATTGACCAGATCAACGTCAACGTCAGCGGCGCGGCCATGAGCGACCCGCGCTACATTGATCTCGTCACTGCCCGCATCGCCCGGTCAGCCTTTCCAGCAGACCGCCTCTGCTTCGAGGTCACCGAGACCATGGCGATCTCGAATATCGACGCGGCCATCGCCTTCATGAATCGCCTCAGCGGTTACGGCTGCAGCTTCGCCCTCGACGATTTCGGCATCGGCAGCTCATCCTTTGCCTATCTCAACGCCTTGCCCGTCGACCACGTGAAGATCGACGGCGCCTTCGTGCACGACCTCGACAGCGACCCGGTGCACGAGGCCATCACCCGCTGCATCATCGAGGTCGCGCACTCCATGGGCAAGGGCACCATCGCCGAGTTCGTCGAAACCGAGGGCGTTCGCCGCCGGCTCAAGCAACTCGGCTGCGATCAGGTCCAGGGCTTCGCCATCGGCGCCCCCACCGGTCTGGGCGACTTCACGCTCCGCCCGGCGCGAGTGGGGCGGCCGGTGCTCATCGACGTGACGGAGCGCATGGCCGTATAGCCTGCGCGAGGTTCCGACGGTCGATGCTTTTCAGGCTGCCTGAAAGCGCATTCCGAGGAACGGCCGGCCTTCCGCACAGCGGGCAGCGGGCGCTAGTTCCCGCCTTCTTCCTTTTTCCTCTGCTCCCGCATGTCGTCCTGGTCATCGGTTGTGGTCGTCGAGCCAGGCGGATCGCTGGCCGGAAAGGTCTCGTCTAGGGATTCGTCGACGATCTCCTCCGTGTGCTTCTCGTCCCCGGTCTTTTCGCTCTCGCGATCCTGCTTCCGGTCCTTGGTGCTCATTCAGCGTCTCCCACAATTGGATGGACGTACCCAGCATGGGGCCGCGGCGGGCGGTGGGCAATAGCCTCCATCAATGCATGCCTTAAGCGCAGCCCGCGCCGGCCGGTAGATGCCCGGAGTC of Algiphilus aromaticivorans DG1253 contains these proteins:
- a CDS encoding SDR family oxidoreductase is translated as MLALAGKVAIVTGASSGIGRATARLFAEQGARVVVAARRQHELDTLVSEVTATGAEAVALAGDVRDEAFAKRLAGTAVERFGGLDVAFNNAGVFGELTPTLDRSIEDWQDVLATNLTSAFLGAKHQIPVMLQRGGGSIIFTSSFVGCGIGLPGAGAYAASKAGIVGLMQVLAAELGDRGIRANAILPGGVDTPMNMANAPDAGPEVQEFVNGLHAVKRIASPEEIAQSVLYLASDASSFVTGEAHRVDGGVSISRN
- the ggt gene encoding gamma-glutamyltransferase, whose protein sequence is MYNNTRNFICALALLLAPSLLAAATPLPAVSSAHPLATQAGSEVLEAGGNAFDAAVAMAAVLAVVEPQESGLGGGGFFLMHRAAGGKDLVVDARGTAPDAATGDMYLDADGRPVPHFSRDSPLGSAIPGTPAALAHISERMGSRSLADNLAPAIELARKGFAVDAKLVGAIRATAGRLSPAARAVFMPGGRVLKPGERLVQRDLARTLQALAAHGAQGFYDGEVAARLRQGVFNDGGIWRRDDLRRYRVAEREPARIAYRGHRVTTVPLPGAGGVTLAQMLGALEARDWPPSDDATAWHELIEIMRLAHRDMAVHLGDPGFVDVPADRLTSPSYVAQMADSVGRMAGTVPRTDVALLQQREKGRNTTHFSIIDAAGNRVSATLSINSLFGSGYMPPGTGVVLNNQMDDFATAPLARDVSGRLHARANHVQPHKRPLSTMTPIFVEGPRGVFITGTPGGSRTLNMTLLAVLLHVNGLDVDQIVAAPRLHHQYLPNVVEIEANTLSGRQMQSLKQRGHMLRPQREAFGDMQAIHWDTERGVVEAASDPRGQGAARVLSAH
- the ada gene encoding bifunctional DNA-binding transcriptional regulator/O6-methylguanine-DNA methyltransferase Ada is translated as MDTASKTRPQTDITTDDPRWAAVVERDPAADGHFYYAVVTTGVYCRPSCPTRLARRENVRFHPNRESAERAGFRPCRRCRPDGASLAERRTAAIAAACRSIEASETMPSVSSLAQKAGMSSSHFHRVFREITGVTPRQYGAAHRGRRLREELRRAKNVTDAIFEAGFSTVSRFYEHADDLLGMPPAHYRNGGASATIHFAVGECSLGSILVARSARGVCAIFLGDDPDTLARDLQDQFPNAALVGGDEAFEALVAQVVGFVEAPRIGLDLPLDLRGTAFQQRVWQALREIPSGETATYAEIAQRIGAPKAARAVARACARNPLAVAIPCHRVIRQDASLSGYRWGVERKRVLLARESSETRSE
- a CDS encoding iron-containing alcohol dehydrogenase, whose protein sequence is MLFQIQTLFFRFLQFLLKVGTFILPIRVPETFRGAGAAMQLCDAIAATGAKKVLLVTDAMLVELGLVKPIQEKLESLGVGVVTYDGVKPDPTIEQIETGVDIYKGQGCEAIIAVGGGSSIDAAKVIAARARNPHGVRWMAGLFRLLRSPAPLYAVPTTAGTGSEVTIAAVVSDPEKVRKFAIMDFRLVPRMAALDGSLMTGVPAAITAATGMDALTHAVEAFISRNATKETDAEAREAVALIMEHLPRVMADGKDLESRSQMAVASYKAGLAFTKAGVGYVHAFAHNFGARYHIPHGKANAILLPYVLEYSKHASRSRLAELARIAGVGEQSASEAALADAFIAHIRDLNQRFGIPARVDELDAADIPTIATNARSEANWFYAVPLYMDRDTSERFLKQLLPA
- a CDS encoding alkaline phosphatase PhoX translates to MTQRATHPILSDIQQRGLPRRVFLRNLLFAAGSVPVASWLTACGGSGSGTGGNAARDPGFRSAFADMGPLQAADGNGVQLPAGFSSRVVAVVNEAPIPEQPDFVWHSDPDGGGVFRTEDGGWIYVSNSEARDATTLFSALPDTPLLSDLLSRDTLEAVEGGIGAITGLLKGSVPLVLPFSGGVSALRFDADGNLVDAYPIQRNTSTNCSGGATPWGTWINGEEILDGFMFEASPLRDGGTPRRLDRFGRKAHEQVAVDEAARAIYHTEDITGDDRFYRTVFPTDAWPAGGAPDFERGVLQVLAVDDGLDAARQGPVPIRWVDAIDDGTPQPQVYQNETTVFAGNEGLWFLKGFVFFSTKGDNNVWAIDTVGGTIESIYNPKDGPVGSPVDPDEPPLTGVDNLAMTLDGEMIVVEDGGDMRAMVLLPDGRTIPLLRLPGPADAALPSEVTGPAFSPDGRRLYVASQRAMRDGTPTSFGRGGVIYEITMPFSVRVDAPLARAL
- a CDS encoding secondary thiamine-phosphate synthase enzyme YjbQ; translated protein: MWYQTETRLRPRSRGFHLITDEIVSALPELASVQVGLLHLFLQHTSAALSINENADPTVRGDFERWVNQAVPEDAPYFEHTLEGSEDMPAHIKSSLLGCELTIPVHRGGLRLGTWQGIYLCEHRNDGGARRVIATVQGE
- a CDS encoding transglutaminase-like domain-containing protein, producing MISETNTRPASPQEALTPGRYIDADHPRILAFAEGNGGDDPAPRARAVALYYAVRDGLRYDPYRIDMAPEGMRASAVLEAGRGFCVTKAVLYAAVLRAVGIGARIGFADVRNHMSSPRLRAAMGTDLFRYHGYTEVFLDGRWIKATPAFNRELCEKAGTLPLEFDGREDSVFHAFDASGNRHMEYVADHGWRWDLPYEEVMAAYRAAYPKMMGNDAAQLDGDFHAEVSGGD
- a CDS encoding GGDEF domain-containing protein, whose protein sequence is MLDLSTVVLMIGITAIFAMVAMLYVWRVHHREVAVRYWALAFLGLGLGVILVGLRARLPDLITIVVGNGLIISGLMLMYAATAIFVGRRISWTVVVVVPLAASAGFAYWSMVAPSFAARVVLFSLVACVPWMLMMRALLADSHAGQRFVYRFVAAVCGVCILVAVTRAVATVLNPDIARLFDGGRIEAIWFVTAHAIVFFMPFGFLLMTSQRLELRLERLASEDLLTGTLNRRAFLSRAWEANPGWERGEPAAVLVLDIDDFKLFNDQHGHDAGDAVLQRFAQTVKPHLRNDDLFARAGGEEFWLLLPGVGLGAAKEIGERLRAAVEAAEVVYDGKPMRVTVSVGVAGLMHGNMSGAITHADRALYVAKAQGRNRVVVSDERVAAAAAPVDGDGLHG